In the genome of Oryzias melastigma strain HK-1 linkage group LG19, ASM292280v2, whole genome shotgun sequence, the window CTACGACCGGATCCGCCCCGATGACAAGATCTCCATCCGAGGACTCAAAACCTTCACTCCAGGAAAGGTCGGTGTTCTCGCCGGGAGGAACCGATCCGCTAACGCGAGGAGTCAAACTCGATCggacaaggagccaaaatccaaaacacaccttaggtcgcaggttattcaacactctaaaactaaagttttaccactttaaaactgtaattttttaacataattatgaactagatatatagcattacctacaataatgctatagtgaatgctggaagctgaatgtggccactaaagatgctgaagttgatagtcagctaaattttagccaaaactgttagcatgtagctgaaaaaaaagtttaaaaatagcctaaaaaaacagaaaaaaagcctaaattagccaaaacagctagcatgtggctaaaatattagctaaacttccgTATACAATAAGATTATATAACCTTATCACTCTGTAATAGATAATTAATCAACGGACTGGTAACAGACCGACGGCCTTAAATTGTACACTGCTCATATTCCACTCAGTGCAGTATCcacactttgtttttctttattgaatcCATTCTTTTAATCTACTGTAAATAATGTTTAtctttatatctttatttttctgtaaatgtctaATTCTGCAACAGCCAAATTTCCCAgcttgggatgaataaagtatttctattctattttattctatacTTAACTCCCaaatttactataaaaaaactgaaaaaagcctaaattaaccaaatcagctaacatgtagctgatttttagctaaactccaaaatagccaaaaagctagcagattgttaatttaaaaaaaacgtaaaaataactttcaacataattatgaataataaaaaatcaggaatattattccagaataaatcaacttaaaccttaaataacttttaatattttactctccgtaaaaatatattttgtcaaaattatacaagttagaaataagataacatctggtcattaataacaataaaacaaaaccatctggagggccgaatagaactgcccagagggccggatccggcccccgggcctcgactttgacacatgcgctCCAACATGACAGATTCCGCTTCAACCTGCCTTTCTCCGCAGCCTCTGACGGCGGTGGTGAAGCACAGCGACGGCAGCGAGGAGACGCTGCAGCTCAACCACAGCTTCAACGAGACGCAGATCGAGTGGTTCCGCGCCGGCTCCGCCCTCAACAGGATGAAGGAGCTCCAGCGCCACTGAGGAAGACTCCGAATGTAAAACGGTTTCATTAGGTTGAAGCTTAGACTGACGTAGGAACAAATTAGGAATATTTCTGAGCTTCAAGCTAACATCGACGCTGCCTGTTCTTCGGTTCGATCTTCATTCATCATTTAACGTGATCCTGAGCTGCTCTCTCAAACGAGACGATCGGTTCCACGCTCGGTTCTGAAAACTCAAAGGAGGCGCCGAATATGAGCCCTCCTCTCTACCAAAATCTGCTTCATTCAGTTATCAGGCAGCATCTCTGGATCGGATTTAATCTGAGGTTCTAACTTGgagccctctagtggctgtAGCGCGGTACTGCAGGTAGCAGAACCAAAATTCTCCTCTAAAAGCAACAATCAGCTGATATCTGTCAGtactaaatattcaaaaaaattacTTGATCTCTAAAAATGATGTGTATTTCTGACAGAAAGCATTAATGGTCATTTATCCATTTCTTTCCTGCGTTAAAGgttattttctttgcatttcttCTTAACAAATGGACCcatattttagttttgattcatttttgtttctcctcaaTCGTTCCGTACAAGATCGAACACTTccattctttatttatttttctgcagtcAGTCTGAACGCTTCTTCTGCTCATTTGATTCACTTTTAATGTCAAACCCTTTTTTGTGGGGTGAAATGccatttttgaaagaaatgatGCTGTTTGTTCCAAAGGAGAGGATTGTCGAGGAGCACAAATGGAGGAAATCGGTTTTTAtctgttaaagaactataaaggTTCTTTTTCTCGTCACCGCCCATCGTAATGCAACAGATGACGGCTGCAGCCGCGGCGCCTTTCAAAACCACTTTGTGTAAAGTGTCTGTGTGcatttggatgtttttcctCCCACATAATCGTTTCTGTGTTACAGAAGTTCTGATgggttgtaaaataaaaaatcactgaTCTTATCTGGTTGcatttgttgttgcttttcaccaaataactgttaaaaatataaatttgaagaAGCTCCCGAGTAAATTCAGTGTAgacagatcaaaaaatgatgaagtttttagccaaaatccacaaacctgagtcgttttctaggacatagtttctgcagagcggctggagttcattagaaattcacctctgaactgcagagtaagcctgccctcattacccatcatccttttgtttacatagTCTCACATTCCAACTTCACATTACCggtgatccagattccagctcagatgaggaaaacgaagatgttcatggatcaaTTTGACTGTATCAGAATGGGGCGCAGCTTGAAGCATGTGGTCTTGAAGGTGCAGCTTCTGTGTCACACCTaaaatctttttccaactgcgTTTTTGAATCTGCTCTTTCCACCATCAGCCAAGGAGGCTGAAAGTCCCGTACAAGGAAAGCAGAATACATTAAATAGTCATCCAAAGCATAAAATACTTCAAActgatttaaaactttaataaggGGCGCCGCTCAGTGGACGCTTCCGCAGGAAACCTTGAActgtcttgttcttggttgtactgaaaaacaatgaatttccccccaggggattaataaagtatcttgattgattgaaaacagattaaaactaACATAAAGGCACAATAATGGcgtaaatactcagaaatgtcattatagacttaattttctttattaatgttctataccaggagtgtcaaactgaatcacatAAGGggacaaaattcaaaacacctCTGAGGAGGTCAccggctgaacaggataaacgtttattgaactctaaaactacattaaataCATAAACTACAAATACAAGTACATatactttaaaaccgtaactttttagcattattatgaactagaaagCTAAacttagctgctgaagatgctaaagtcacagaagctgatagccaactaaaatatgagctaaatcagaattagcctaaaaaactaaaagcaaataaataaataaataaatatgttacccaaaacagctagcatgtagctggaaaaattgctaaactccaaaatagcctaaaaattcttagtaaatgtcaaaatagtccaaaaagctagcagaatgataattttttagaaagtttattaaaatacataaaaatactttttgaattagtttttttaagcttgtaTGTGTAAAATGACgaattattgtaattattacacacatttacaatcctttactaTCATTTATGAGGTAAACATCAAATAAATCCCGTAAATAAGTGTTCTGTCAGAACAAAGCCTGGACTGTTGGGTTGTTTTGACCCCTCCCTCCCATCCCGCCTCGAGCTCCGCATCCACGAGACTCCCGGATCCGTCCACGTCTCCGCCTTCAAACGGACGATCCGGTTCGGATCAGCAGGCGGCGGCTCTGCCCTGTGACCGTAAGTGACCCGTTCGTCCGCGCGGTTCGAGCCTGCCGGTGAACGGAGCATCCTTCCCGCCTCGAGTGAGTGTCACGGAGGAATGTTCTGGAAAGACCCGCCCGCGGAGCCGGGGGTTCCGAACCGAGTCGTTTTGTGAGCTGTTTTCGGGTTTCGGGTCGGAACCATCTCTTGATGAACGTCTCGTGTTAAAGTTGGAGGTTTTTTCTGATTTAGAGGACGCGTTCCTCCTGCTGATGCTCCTCAAGGAGGCGCGTGGCCTTTTGTctcctcctcagacctccttcctcctccttcttcctcctcctcctattTCCATCCCGCCATCAAATCCGGACTATAAATTGTTCCGTTTGTCAAGTTTCTGGATCCTTTATGGTGTTTGCTGTCAGTCCATCCTCTGATGTTTGAGTTCATCCTCAGCATCAGGACCACTTCCCCAAACCAGCAGCTCCGCCACAAACTCGGCAAATTTTCTNNNNNNNNNNNNNNNNNNNNNNNNNNNNNNNNNNNNNNNNNNNNNNNNNNNNNNNNNNNNNNNNNNNNNNNNNNNNNNNNNNNNNNNNNNNNNNNNNNNNNNNNNNNNNNCAATAAATATCCGCAAAAGTGAAGAAACGttcaaataaactaaacatttatccaggttaaatcaaaacaaaaactacgttcgtttaaaataaagtttattaactaCACTAATAACCTTACCTGCCCCAGGGGACCAATAGAAAACCTCGATTAAAGCACGAGAACTATTTTTGGACTAGCACGTACGTACGTGATGACGTCATTTCAAAACTTCCGGTTTAGACCCATTCTCACAAAACTGGATGTAAACATCCGAAATAATAGTTTTGATgtcatgttatatttttaatttgactaaatattatttcttattcaaatgtttattattatcgAGTAAATTAACTTTAGTAAATTTAAACGGtcatgtaaattaaattaggaTAAAATAACATGTTATCTTTATTTAGCCACATATTTTTCAATTATGTATCTATGTTAAGTTTAATAATGCATTGTAATCTTATGATTGGTAATGTTTATTGCCACATTGTTTGttattctctctctctttcttttttattttattttttcataatgaactttattgacaaacGTTGCACCTACAGAATATCACACAGTGAGAATCgttgactgtataggagaactggactgagggatccaaacaggaagtacctgctggctccattgacttctacagagaaataatcAACTGTTGATCAGTCAtactattggtcagaataactattATTGATCTGATACATTGTTCNNNNNNNNNNNNNNNNNNNNNNNNNNNNNNNNNNNNNNNatgtttcactgaggtggatggtgatggaatgtactcagggggagagcgcccggccatccccacgccaatgtcccatgacattttttttctgtagttcaattTATCCAAGTTAGAAAACTGACCAATTcgatttctcaataaaagtgggtggagcttgCTGGCTTGACTGACAGACTCTCCAGAGCTGCTTTGAGTGGAAGGGGTGAGAACTTAAAACAAGCTCAGTCTTGACTGCACAGTAGTCGCCATAGAAACGTCGACTCaaaccgacttggaccaattgctgtcgtctggctccaacatggcgacctTTGTATCGTAGAAAAATAGCGACTAAATTGGCTTAATTTTGCCGGAGCCGGAAGTAAAGCATTTTGTGTGGGTGAGGTCACACTtgcttagtccagttctcttgtacagtcaatggtgacacaaatctgtcaaattAAAAGACTTCTGAAGTTTCGAATTAGACAAAGCTTTAACTATTTTAAGGACTGTTTTGTTGGTGGAGCATTCAATACTTTTTCTTACATGCGCTGCTTTCCATTTGTAGCGGAAACggtggttgtcatggaaaccttaCACTACTCATGACTTCCTTTCCCTAAGTGTTGTCCACACTTGCagatttaaaagtacaaaatataTCAGATTAAGGCGGATACATTCTGAAAAGTAtcagtttttggcaaaaatatcaaatattcaatatttatttatttatttttaatgctttcaaGTTCATCCACCTCCCAATCTGAGACAAATTTAGAGAATTCATAGAGACATGGAGGTTTGTATTGAAGGAGGAACTGTGGGATAGTTGTGGAGCCAGCAtggagccccgcccccctgcTGCTTCTGTTTACATCAGAAAACAGGCCTTCAGAGCACAAACAAACCGCTGTCCTGGACTGTGATAATGGGACCCGGGCCGGGGGGGTTTATAGAGCTCCTTCTAGCTttgatgaaatgtttcagtgagTGTTTGGTCCGACTGAAGCTGAATAAATATCATTAATgaagcatttctgtttaaaatagtGAGGCTGGAGTCTGCAGTTCATATTTTTACACCTACAGTCCAGTTGATAAAACAAACGTCTGTATAATTTCTGTATTAAATACGATTCTATGAGATACATTTGGTGTGAAACCGAATGTTGAGTTTTTAAGCGTTATCCAGTTTGGTAAAACAGGAAACTATTCAAAAATTGTCCACAGATAAGACCTAGTACAGATGCCATTAGCTTTATACACAAATCCTTTATCATGGattcttaaaataaagtaaatttgatttaaagaaaaaaaagtaactaaatgAATGAACtgaaggatttatttttaatttactcaatcaaaaagaaaaaatatagagCTGTAATCTTAAGAATCAAGTTTTATCAACTATTTCTGAACGTGCACTATTTATGTTTTAGCTATTCTGTGTCGATAAAGATGAAGCAAcagtttttattgatgtttgtgCCTTTTATTAAAGTTCATGGGACGTTTTTGGTACTTCATTAAACCGTGTTTGCCCATTGAGGGGAAAAATATAcccttacatttattttagattttaatttgaaataaacactTGCAAATATGGTTTAAccttaaatttacaatttaaggTGGATTTTTAGTGTTAATTTGTCAAAAGCAGACAGACTAAAGTATCTAAAGGATTACTGTAACTAAGCAGCTAAAACGAAATACATGAAAACTGTGAACGTTGACAAGTTAGTGCatgcaattaataaaaaaaatggacgcattcatatttataaattaatacacttttattgtcttattcattttatattatgtttttattctcttattGGCTGCTCAGAGTTTATTTCTGTATGTTGTGTGTAAAATTGTACTACGCCCATTGTGTAGTAATTTTTAGTGTGACATGTAATGTtgaatttttcataaaaaatagaaaaaaaagacaccccGTAAAGCAACCATATTCTGCccgttcaggcttccacggcgtgcatcaatttctgataatgcacactttgttgAGCTTTATCAGACTTATAACagggtcacttacaaaataaataaatattcaatcgatttttagtactttattcttgtcatTGTTTAGCTTTAGgttgctttttcacaaaaggtgGATTATTTGATTAGTAATGTAGttcgttgtcatggtaacacgacAACGCGTCGCTGAGCCCACACTGACCTCAACTGTGGTGgcaatataaatgctgatcgtcatgATAGGTTAAACAAAGGATCAGTTTAAAAGCTGTATTTTGTTGTATAAAATTTACCTTGtgaatcgcgattaatcgcgattaatcacgattaatcgcaaccGTAAGTGTGATTAATCTAATCAATTTTTCAATCGATtgacaagaaaaaacatctcaaaatgatctaaaaatatcagaatgAAAGTACAGATTGACTGAAATCAAAGCAAACTGAACTGTTTCCTCTTCTGCTCCTTCATTTTAGGGCGCTCCCCTTTTCTCCTTCACCTGGAGCTCCTCCCGACCATCATGCAGGAGGCGTGATCCTCCACCGCCTCCTCTCGTGTCTGTGGAGGGAACCAAACTGAAGCCCAAAGAAGCAGCGATGTCGGAGCCGGACTCCTCCTCACCAGCGGACGCCCCGCTGCCCCTGACCTCCCCCCGCACCCCCCTGCAGGTCTCCTTCCCCTTCCTCAGGGAGGGCAGCCGCGTCTGGGAGCGGGAGAGGAAACCGCCGCCGTCCGGCGAGCTGCCCAGCCCGCTGCCCACCAAACGCACCCGCACATACTCAGCGTGAGTATCAACGCtctagaaataagtcaaaatgcaacaattaaaaagaacatttaaataaagaaaaaatccttTGATCTTACTCAGAATTCCTATTTAGGATTTCTCAAACTGATGttattttacaattgaaaaacttgtttttaaagaaaaaagggcacttttaaaaaaaaatatatatatttttttcttttcttaaaattaaatttttgcaGTGTATGTAACAAAAAGGGGCCACATGCGGCCCATCTTACGGCCCACCTAACGGAAATAACTTACTGTATTTTCAGGACTATATGtcgcatttttttaaatttatttgccAGGGGTGAGACATtctcaggagcaacttatttgtgattttttttaaaaacacaagtaggctcataaattcattattttccaCTAACAACCGATTGTCTTTATTGGTTGTTCCCCActaataaccactagagggcactgtagttttgtgtatcagtatttgctgctgacagaaatGTAGAGGAAGAAGTGCTGTCCAAgacaaacatggctgagaatctGATCGTCCTCCTCATGGACGTTAGGGTATTCTTATGTGAGTGTTTAGTTTATGAAcctatttttggacaaacattaaGCATTAAACTTGACACGCGTCAAAAGTAGACTtgaatttgacgcatgaattGGGTTAGATGTCAAATACAACGTTATGTCGGgattgttgaatttgttcattaaTTAATGTTGGACTTCTCTCCTAAAACTGCTCTTATACTTCTGAGCGACTTagacatgttttttcttcttcattttgcattttttggcttatagtccgaaaaatatgctatatatatatatatatatatatatgtcttatttccctgtaattctagtgtctccccatagatgaaGCACTACAAATGAATTGACttgaaagttattctgcatttatgtggttttgttttactAATGTGTTTCCTGAGGCATTTTGTGAACGCCACATGAACGCAGTGTTGTCCTTTTTCCCTGAGGGACATCGacccattggtgcaattggcactaaaatatccatccattttcatgaccgcttcttccctttcggggtcgtgggggtgctggagcctatcccagctactgatgggcgaaggcagggtacaccctggacaggtctccagtctgtctcagggcctcaatcacacacattcacacctaggggcaatttagagtcaccaatgaacctatgaagcatgtttttggacgatgggaggaagccggagtccccggtgaaaacccacgcatgcacggggagaacatgcaaactccacacagaaaggtcccagccgggattcgaaccggggccttctcgctgtgaggcaagagcgctaaccactgcgccaccgtgcagcccggcactaaaataagaaaacaaaaaaacaactcaacattttccagttttaaaatatcaattttcatttaaggctaaagcatgtttttgtccaaattccatCTTTTTCCCTTCTCTTACACTCCACTCTTGGGCCGATCTTCCTGCCAAATTGTAGAACTCTTTGGGGCCCAAGAGTCAAAACGTTTGCCCATCCCTGGTATAGGAGGAGTcacttcaaatgtttatttactcGAGTAGAGGAAAATGTcactttcttcattttttttcctttgcttctgtgcaggctgctgtgactccgcccatttTCCTGTGGATCATGCtgagcagtcacagctgcctgcactttagTAATTCGGTTCTGGATATTCTGCTGAACTCCTCAGTGTCAGCTTGTTTTCTGGGCCCTATGATCTTGtctgaatatttattatttgtaaattaaacCCCTTGGATTTGaatctacactgtaaaaagtgaaacattagatcaattaacaaaatctctgtaatttgttgcatttaaaaatattagtttttatcaaattaaaattttaaattgcttaaaccaatccaattaaaatgtaatttgatgtGAAGTAGtcgttttaaatgtaacaacttaaagaacatttgttaattgatccaatttttcTGTGTAATATACTTATGACTCTTTCCTGCATCTGGGTTTCCTCCTGCTTGCTTAtctgtcacagaaaaaagtTACTAAAATGAGTATTATtggagtaaaagtaaaaaaaaaagttctttacctttttataaaatgcacaaataaataTGGCAGAAAATATGAGCATTCCGTCACGTCTAACCATGATTTATTATTGCTGTGTTCACAATTTCTACTTTAGAGATGATTTAATCtaacatgtgaaaaacatcaaaatacgATTGAAGGTTTGTGGAGTTTGTGGCACAACTTCCAGATAtataaaacaaatccaaaagctgtttttaaaatacaaattaaacgGGTCGtggacattttttaagctaaatatcaTCTTTCTATCGTATATTTGTACTGAAAAGTGTTTTGAAATGTGTGTCTGTGCAGGACAGTACGTGCCCGATCAGGTCCGGTGTTTAAGGGGGTTTGTAAAAACTTCTCCAGGTCTCAGGGTCATGGATTTCTGCGTCCCTCCCACGGGGGGGAGGACATCTTTGTTCACATATCAGAGTAAGTGGAGCAGCTTCATTAACACTATCTGTACCGTAGACCTTCTTCTTACAATAATTCTTCTGTTCAAACGAACTGTTTCTCCTCTGGATTGAGTCAGACAGCTAACTAGAAAAAGAGAATATTTATGATGTTTCTGAGCATCGTCTAAAAGGAAATCGTAAATGTCTGTCAGCATTGAAGGGGAGTACGTCCCCGTGGAAGGAGACGAGGTCACCTACAAGGTGTGTCCCGTCCCGCCCAAGAACCAGAAGATCCAGGCGGTGGAGGTGGTGATCACTCACCTGAAGCCCGGCACCAAGCACGAGACCTGGTCGGGTCAGGTCATCAGCTCCTGAAAGGAAAGTTCTGGAAAGTTACTGATGGTCGTCCTTTAACCTGCAGGATGCAAACTGTAGCTTGACTGGAAACTAACAGAAAACTTACGGCTTAAGTTGGGTTTAGACGTTTGGAGGTTCTAATATATCCgaatcaaaatcaaaatgtttgccAGAATTCTTAATAAAAATCTACTCTTTGCAAGTTAATGATTTTCAGGGAAAATTTTCAAATTACAGATGTGCCGCTCACCAACACAAATGTGCATTTCAAAGGCGTTTCAGCATCAAAAACTGCAACTTCTTCTTATTGTAGCACTTTACTGTTTGAGATCCAGTACTATTGTAGCCAGATCCCATGACGTCTGTACGTTTCTGTGGTGGAGAGTTAAGAATGTTGGATTTCTGCtcggaaaaacaaaaacaaaataagaccAGAGGGTTTGGATCATAGGAAGGGAGATGGGGAAGAGGATGGAGTGATCatctttagatttatttaatcAGAGACGCAGCAAGAAGCTAAATATTCAGTCAATGAACCCTAAAGATGGAGTTTAACTCTTTTTGAGAAATCTGCATATTTgctttaagaataaaaagttgAGAAATCCATCAtaaagcagctttttctttGAAAGGTTACAGCTGGAATTCTGCTGCACGAAGCTGGTAAGCTTAGCTTAGCATCACCTGTGCAAACAtgactgttgtgtttttaaaaaagtattatttttacttattttgaaaaaaaaaaggtcaaaaacacttcaaaatgcAAACCAAATTGAAccttttatgtttaaaaatgctaaaaacaagcaaaaaaaagaaaatatttttaatttttaaattaaattttgaacCAACTAAATTGATTTCTTTAAGAGTTGTTTTTGGCAGCAAGAATCCCTGTTAGAAAGGTCTGGATTTTTGCTAAAACCTAATAATGATGTTTaaccgtttttctttttttgaagcaAGTCTTTCCCATTTTTGAGACAAGGATTCTCTTAGCTGACATCTGAATTCCTGCTGCATTATCATTTGCAAACATAAAGTTTATCGTCTTTTGCTGCAGTCGTTCTCATGCCTTTACTGTGGcttttttaaagtagaaaaactggattggatttatttatgcatttatcaactaattttaaaattattttaaattatatctaaactattatttttccatcttttggTCCTCTTGGTCGACTTCCTTATCCATGAAAAATAGGGCAGAGAAACGAGTAAAGAAATGTGATTAATTTATCGCAacctggggaaaaaaattaatcgctatatagaaattgatttattatttgcAGACAACTTATTATTTGCAAgtaatcacaatataaaatcacaaacaaaactggacatttagaacatttacttttaattagTCCTgtaaatcaattaataaaatagatta includes:
- the csdc2a gene encoding cold shock domain-containing protein C2a → MSEPDSSSPADAPLPLTSPRTPLQVSFPFLREGSRVWERERKPPPSGELPSPLPTKRTRTYSATVRARSGPVFKGVCKNFSRSQGHGFLRPSHGGEDIFVHISDIEGEYVPVEGDEVTYKVCPVPPKNQKIQAVEVVITHLKPGTKHETWSGQVISS